In one Acidobacteriota bacterium genomic region, the following are encoded:
- a CDS encoding type II toxin-antitoxin system RelE/ParE family toxin: protein MSAESRKLYTFVELPVFSRQLEALASFETLYAIQADLLADPERWPMIRGTGGARKGRIADPHSSRGKSGSFRYIYLYLEDRGRIFLLLFFSKNQQSNISPEQVRQVATAIARIKEANKGDES, encoded by the coding sequence GTGAGCGCGGAAAGCCGAAAGCTCTATACGTTCGTTGAACTCCCGGTGTTTTCGCGTCAGCTTGAGGCACTGGCTTCATTCGAGACGCTCTATGCAATTCAGGCTGATCTACTGGCTGACCCGGAGCGGTGGCCGATGATTAGGGGCACAGGTGGCGCGCGCAAGGGGCGCATCGCTGATCCGCACAGCTCACGCGGAAAAAGCGGGAGCTTCCGTTACATCTATCTGTATCTTGAAGATCGCGGCCGCATCTTTTTGCTGCTATTCTTCAGCAAGAACCAGCAGTCCAACATTTCACCGGAGCAGGTTCGGCAGGTTGCTACTGCGATTGCGAGGATCAAAGAGGCGAACAAAGGGGATGAGTCATGA
- a CDS encoding PHD finger domain-containing protein, which produces MAHLWVRDEAERWAVLPLGHEAFTLAANPPQPIRRPLGEGDALSSILLVSARGAQSPDWVLVAAARSGVSVNGVPLAAGMRVVVDRDEIHIPGAGSLYFSTESLARVEELPGSGQTLFCPRCKQGIENASSAVKCPGCGVWHHQTEELNCWTYSEVCALCAQPTDLSAGFQWTPEEL; this is translated from the coding sequence ATGGCTCATCTATGGGTAAGAGACGAGGCGGAACGATGGGCGGTCTTACCGCTCGGACACGAGGCGTTCACGTTGGCGGCTAATCCACCCCAACCGATTCGCCGCCCGCTCGGCGAGGGCGACGCGCTCTCCAGCATCTTGCTGGTGAGCGCTCGTGGCGCCCAGAGCCCTGACTGGGTGCTAGTCGCCGCGGCGCGCTCGGGCGTTAGCGTAAACGGCGTGCCCCTCGCCGCGGGAATGCGGGTCGTCGTGGATCGCGACGAGATTCACATCCCCGGCGCCGGCAGTCTCTACTTCTCAACTGAAAGCCTTGCCAGAGTCGAGGAGTTGCCGGGTTCCGGTCAAACCTTGTTCTGTCCCCGTTGCAAGCAGGGGATTGAGAACGCCTCAAGCGCCGTCAAGTGTCCAGGGTGCGGCGTGTGGCACCATCAGACTGAAGAGTTGAATTGTTGGACCTATTCCGAAGTCTGCGCGTTGTGCGCTCAGCCAACCGATCTGTCGGCGGGCTTTCAATGGACGCCCGAGGAGCTGTGA
- a CDS encoding helix-turn-helix domain-containing protein has translation MKPTNKRENRKLKTDKYMSHELFGELIQSLDQALQFSRGEQINARITVLPAPPKPMSKREIIDLRQRLNLSQAVFARLLNVSVKTLQAWEQGLRVPSDAALKLLSVANQHPEVLLS, from the coding sequence ATGAAGCCCACCAATAAGAGAGAAAACAGGAAGCTGAAGACAGACAAGTACATGAGCCATGAGCTGTTTGGCGAATTGATTCAATCGCTTGACCAGGCGTTGCAATTCTCCCGCGGCGAACAGATCAACGCTCGAATCACTGTGCTTCCAGCGCCGCCCAAGCCGATGTCGAAACGGGAAATCATCGATCTGCGCCAACGGTTGAACCTCTCGCAAGCGGTGTTCGCGCGCCTGCTCAATGTCAGCGTCAAAACCTTGCAGGCATGGGAACAGGGTCTGCGCGTGCCCAGCGACGCCGCCCTGAAATTGCTCAGCGTTGCGAACCAGCATCCCGAAGTGCTTCTTTCCTGA
- a CDS encoding RNase H family protein, whose amino-acid sequence MAKYQFEPKLRGRARKFIRALKASGIEAEIIDDSLREYTLKIAVSSKEKDFGAAVVYYSAKSDSFSLKTHELKDKSIAPLLQECWEGRSPASKQADSTYEIYVDGSFINGATGYGAVILKDGNVVDELSGAVDASEVNDTRQVAGELIAVKEALNWCREHSINEVSIYYDYLGIEKWATGRWKTNQPLTQEYARFVRESPIKIHWHKVDSHTGNRWNDRADLLAKKGAMSIQPAVVETTLAAELIKKTETWIEFLMVKGIDARFDRVYNEQFARVYIMVADQTVGIFDLYNTKKKKFSPYLHNFRDEALKLRIETLWREFLGC is encoded by the coding sequence GTGGCTAAATATCAATTCGAACCTAAGCTGCGCGGCCGCGCCCGCAAGTTCATCCGCGCGCTAAAGGCCTCCGGGATTGAGGCCGAAATCATCGACGATTCTCTTCGCGAATACACACTCAAGATCGCCGTTTCAAGCAAGGAAAAAGACTTTGGCGCCGCCGTTGTTTACTACAGCGCGAAGTCAGATTCGTTCTCGCTGAAGACGCACGAGTTAAAGGACAAATCGATCGCGCCCTTGTTGCAAGAATGCTGGGAGGGGCGGTCGCCCGCCAGCAAACAGGCTGACTCAACGTATGAGATATACGTCGACGGATCGTTCATCAACGGCGCAACAGGCTACGGCGCGGTCATACTCAAAGATGGCAACGTAGTGGATGAACTGTCCGGGGCGGTCGACGCATCCGAGGTCAATGACACGCGTCAGGTCGCAGGCGAACTGATTGCCGTGAAGGAGGCTTTGAATTGGTGCCGCGAGCATTCGATCAATGAGGTCTCGATCTATTACGACTACCTCGGGATTGAGAAATGGGCGACGGGCCGATGGAAGACAAATCAGCCTCTGACCCAAGAGTATGCCAGGTTCGTTCGCGAGAGCCCCATCAAGATTCATTGGCACAAGGTTGATAGTCACACCGGGAATCGCTGGAATGATAGAGCAGACTTGTTGGCCAAGAAGGGCGCCATGTCGATTCAGCCTGCTGTTGTAGAGACGACCCTGGCCGCGGAGCTGATCAAAAAGACGGAGACCTGGATCGAATTCCTGATGGTCAAGGGAATTGACGCTCGCTTTGATCGAGTGTACAACGAGCAGTTCGCGAGAGTTTACATCATGGTGGCAGACCAAACCGTTGGGATCTTCGATTTGTACAACACCAAGAAAAAGAAGTTCTCACCTTACTTGCATAATTTTCGCGACGAAGCTTTGAAGCTGCGAATTGAAACTCTGTGGAGAGAGTTTCTTGGTTGCTAA
- a CDS encoding WYL domain-containing protein, producing MPHGRLQIGMTVTALDGVKRFVMQYGFQVRVLAPEAVRIEPREKLSQSLKIEDV from the coding sequence TTGCCGCACGGTCGCCTGCAAATCGGGATGACGGTGACGGCGCTTGATGGTGTGAAACGATTTGTGATGCAGTACGGCTTTCAGGTGCGGGTGCTCGCGCCAGAGGCAGTGCGCATCGAGCCTCGCGAAAAGTTATCGCAGAGCTTGAAGATTGAAGATGTATGA
- a CDS encoding RyR domain-containing protein: MTNTHNPKVVVVTGDVTMDWNLARTRRSDSGGDAWNADDCTRAYWQRGGAALLADLIEAVAGELRLSGQADYSLREMGAPRDQALPADLRFHHSYAMWSLFDYDVKSSRGKDKPPQAWRVGEFLGLDRCTTGAGAAEWKRVQDDTPEAEIVVLDDADLGFRDHPELWPRTLASENAQPWILLKMARPVAQGELWDHLHKHHAGRLIVVMSVNDLRLTEVQISRELSWERTAQDLAWELVHNPRVNALSHCAHVVISFDTAGALLLSRRQDAAPRCRLFFDPKVIEGMWGKNYEGNMIGYTSCLTAGIARQLMLSAAAPDIDRGIQSGLGAMRKLHLEGYGARGAPAPDAALAFPAALIASELSKDSSQFSVAEVQDPLIYVTEPSAETRRQLERGFWTILEDRYTDSLGKVAEQIVEEGAEAALKDVPLGQFGNLLTVDRREIESFRSIRALVSEYCRKERQKRPLSIAVFGAPGSGKSFGVIQVAESLRPGEIKVLEFNLSQFSDTGDVLDALHQVRDAGLSGLIPLVFWDEFDTTLNGQRFGWLRHFLAPMQDGRFQQGQISHPIGRSIFVFAGGVSETMGSFGEGMSEQDFRDVKGPDFISRLKGYVNILGPNPPKTTSDPYYVIRRAILLRSILSRDAAQLFERKRDKDVLNIDSGVLRALLHTSKYKHGVRSIESVIAMSQLIGKHRFERSCLPAVEQLDLHVDAHDFQALVQRMELEDELLEKLAEAAHEVFVQELLDGGYRLGQQTDDELKTHSSLRPYSELPEDEKQQNRSNVRDISNKLARAGYVMIPARSNEPPFDFPGADLEMLAAMEHERWMKTKIDAGWRWAPETDKSNQLHKDLLAWRKPADDERARLSPGEAAAIGPGELPEQEKEKDRVLVRGIPKILAQAGYTVVKVSQ; the protein is encoded by the coding sequence ATGACCAACACCCATAATCCCAAAGTTGTAGTTGTCACCGGAGACGTGACGATGGATTGGAACCTCGCCCGCACTCGGCGCTCGGATAGCGGCGGAGATGCGTGGAACGCGGATGATTGCACGCGCGCTTACTGGCAGCGAGGGGGGGCCGCGTTGCTCGCCGATCTGATCGAAGCCGTTGCCGGCGAGTTGAGGCTTTCCGGACAGGCCGACTACTCATTGCGCGAGATGGGAGCTCCCCGAGATCAAGCCCTCCCCGCTGATCTTCGATTCCATCACTCATATGCGATGTGGTCGCTGTTCGATTACGATGTCAAGAGTTCTCGCGGCAAAGACAAACCGCCGCAGGCATGGCGGGTCGGTGAATTTCTCGGGCTCGACCGATGCACAACCGGCGCGGGTGCGGCCGAGTGGAAGCGGGTGCAGGACGATACGCCTGAAGCCGAGATAGTTGTGTTGGATGATGCGGACCTTGGCTTTCGAGATCATCCTGAACTCTGGCCACGAACGCTGGCGAGTGAGAACGCGCAGCCCTGGATCCTGTTGAAGATGGCGCGGCCCGTTGCGCAGGGAGAACTGTGGGACCATCTGCACAAGCACCATGCCGGCCGGCTCATCGTCGTGATGTCGGTTAACGATCTCCGTCTTACGGAAGTGCAGATCAGCCGCGAGCTATCCTGGGAACGCACGGCGCAAGACCTGGCTTGGGAACTCGTTCACAACCCGCGAGTCAACGCGCTCTCACACTGCGCTCACGTGGTGATCTCGTTCGACACCGCTGGCGCACTCTTGCTTTCGAGACGGCAGGATGCCGCGCCCAGGTGCCGTCTGTTCTTCGACCCGAAAGTGATCGAAGGCATGTGGGGGAAGAATTACGAAGGCAACATGATCGGCTACACGTCCTGTTTGACCGCGGGCATCGCGCGGCAGTTGATGCTGTCGGCGGCGGCGCCGGACATCGATCGAGGAATTCAAAGCGGACTCGGCGCTATGCGCAAGCTTCACCTGGAGGGATACGGTGCTCGGGGTGCGCCGGCGCCTGACGCCGCGCTCGCATTCCCGGCCGCGCTGATCGCTTCCGAGCTAAGCAAGGACTCGTCGCAATTCTCGGTGGCCGAGGTTCAGGACCCGTTGATTTATGTTACCGAGCCGTCTGCCGAGACGCGAAGGCAACTGGAGCGAGGGTTCTGGACCATTCTTGAAGACCGGTACACGGATAGCCTGGGCAAGGTTGCGGAGCAGATCGTGGAAGAAGGGGCGGAAGCAGCCTTGAAAGATGTGCCGCTCGGGCAGTTCGGAAACCTGCTGACGGTCGACCGCCGTGAGATCGAAAGCTTCCGCAGCATACGCGCGCTTGTCAGCGAGTATTGCCGCAAAGAGCGCCAAAAGCGCCCGCTCTCAATCGCTGTGTTCGGAGCGCCAGGCTCGGGCAAATCATTCGGCGTCATTCAGGTCGCGGAATCGCTCAGACCGGGAGAGATCAAGGTACTTGAATTCAACCTCTCGCAGTTCAGCGACACCGGTGATGTGCTCGACGCGTTGCATCAAGTGCGCGATGCAGGTTTGTCCGGGCTGATCCCTCTGGTTTTCTGGGACGAATTCGACACGACTCTCAACGGGCAGCGATTCGGATGGCTTCGCCATTTTCTCGCTCCGATGCAAGACGGCCGCTTTCAACAGGGACAGATCAGCCACCCGATCGGACGCTCGATATTCGTTTTCGCCGGGGGCGTCAGCGAGACGATGGGGTCCTTTGGTGAGGGCATGTCCGAGCAGGATTTCCGCGATGTAAAGGGGCCCGACTTCATCAGCAGGCTAAAAGGCTACGTGAACATCCTCGGTCCTAATCCCCCCAAGACGACGTCCGATCCGTACTACGTTATCCGCCGAGCGATTCTGTTGCGCTCGATCCTGAGCCGCGACGCTGCCCAGCTTTTCGAACGGAAGCGCGACAAAGACGTGTTGAATATTGACTCGGGCGTGCTCAGGGCGCTGTTGCATACGAGCAAGTATAAACACGGTGTTCGATCGATCGAATCAGTCATCGCGATGAGCCAGCTCATAGGCAAGCACCGCTTCGAGCGATCGTGTTTGCCCGCTGTGGAGCAACTCGATCTACACGTCGACGCGCATGACTTCCAGGCGCTGGTGCAGAGGATGGAACTCGAGGACGAGCTGCTCGAGAAACTGGCGGAGGCGGCGCACGAAGTATTCGTCCAGGAGTTGCTTGATGGAGGCTACAGGCTCGGTCAGCAGACTGACGACGAATTGAAGACCCATAGCTCGCTGAGGCCTTACTCGGAACTCCCCGAAGACGAGAAGCAACAAAATCGGAGCAACGTGCGTGATATTTCAAACAAGCTCGCCCGCGCGGGATATGTGATGATTCCCGCTCGCAGCAATGAGCCGCCCTTCGACTTTCCCGGCGCGGACCTGGAGATGTTGGCGGCAATGGAACACGAGCGCTGGATGAAGACCAAGATCGATGCAGGATGGCGCTGGGCCCCCGAAACTGACAAGTCAAACCAACTCCACAAGGACTTGCTGGCCTGGCGCAAGCCGGCTGACGATGAGCGTGCGCGTCTCAGTCCTGGTGAAGCGGCGGCGATCGGACCCGGCGAGTTGCCCGAGCAAGAGAAAGAGAAAGATCGAGTGCTGGTTCGAGGCATCCCGAAAATATTAGCGCAGGCAGGCTACACCGTTGTAAAAGTTTCGCAGTGA
- the cas3 gene encoding CRISPR-associated helicase Cas3', translating into MSEPNKDFRDFFETAFGLEPFDYQTRLATDEVMPSLVNVPTGAGKTAAVLGAWLWRRLQSNPTVGRRLIYCLPMRTLVEQTHRVAIEAVKRLGLQDRFGIHVLMGGDVDNEWEAQPERECLLIGTQDMLLSRALNRGYAMSRFKWPIHYGLLNNDCLWVFDEVQLMSDGLATSTQLAAFREQFRTFGPCHSIWMSATLDREWLKTVDWASHVDALTKLELSETDRATPILEQRLNARKIVEQAPPDCRTPNGLADFIKRQHKPGTQTLAVVNRVARARELYSALSEGFSNDELKLMHSRFRPKERALWATMLDEKPAGNGKIIIATQVIEAGVDISSRLLITDLAPYASLVQRFGRCNRTGEPEEALIYWVDLPLDQGDAKLINKEELGEKELRKIALPYDWENLKTAKGLLQEMQSGSPADLEKIAHHDQFAPAHVLRRRDLIDLFDTTPDLSGFDLDVSRFVRGGDVRDVSVAWRNLNGQEPTRHEPRLAHDELCPVSIGEFREFIKTKETARRAWRWDALDGEWQKISEEELRPGLTLLVDVKAGGYDQLTGWDKNLKRTVPVVEVETDQNDALNDDPDSFKRYVQTLAAHSREARTAAEAITQALSTLALDEYRDELVIATHHHDWGKAHEVFQETLHRGMEDSLSEVLLAKSDRSRTSANGKRGHQRSRFRHELASALALLQTDASDLVVYLAACHHGKVRLSIRALPGEDKPDDREKKFARGIWDNDELPALDLGDLTKPAVTLDLEPMLLGASEDGARSWLERMITLRDRVGVFRLAFLEALIRAADVRASSNPQDYWAKETV; encoded by the coding sequence ATGAGTGAACCCAACAAAGACTTCCGCGACTTCTTCGAAACAGCCTTTGGCCTTGAGCCGTTCGACTATCAAACGCGGCTAGCAACTGATGAGGTCATGCCTTCGTTGGTGAACGTACCGACCGGCGCGGGTAAGACAGCGGCAGTGTTGGGCGCGTGGCTGTGGCGACGGCTTCAAAGTAACCCTACCGTCGGCCGGCGGTTGATCTATTGCCTGCCAATGCGCACGCTAGTTGAGCAGACCCACCGCGTCGCAATCGAAGCGGTCAAGCGGCTGGGCTTACAAGATCGCTTCGGCATTCACGTTCTGATGGGTGGCGATGTTGACAACGAATGGGAAGCACAACCGGAACGCGAATGCCTGTTGATCGGCACGCAAGACATGCTGCTTTCGCGTGCGCTCAACCGCGGTTATGCAATGAGCCGGTTTAAGTGGCCTATCCACTACGGACTGCTTAACAACGATTGCCTCTGGGTCTTTGATGAAGTGCAATTGATGAGTGACGGCCTGGCAACTTCGACGCAACTCGCCGCATTCCGTGAGCAGTTCAGGACCTTTGGTCCGTGTCATTCGATTTGGATGTCAGCAACACTCGACCGCGAGTGGTTGAAGACGGTTGATTGGGCTTCGCATGTCGACGCCCTCACGAAGCTGGAGCTTTCCGAGACTGACCGCGCCACACCGATACTCGAACAACGATTGAACGCGAGGAAGATCGTCGAGCAAGCTCCGCCGGATTGTCGCACGCCCAATGGTTTGGCAGACTTCATCAAGAGGCAACACAAGCCAGGGACACAGACCCTTGCCGTCGTAAACCGCGTCGCGCGCGCTCGTGAACTCTACAGCGCGCTGTCTGAGGGCTTCTCGAATGACGAACTAAAGCTGATGCATTCGCGCTTTCGCCCAAAAGAGCGGGCGCTGTGGGCGACGATGCTAGACGAAAAGCCGGCCGGCAACGGCAAAATCATCATTGCAACCCAGGTCATTGAAGCGGGTGTAGACATATCGTCCCGTCTGCTCATCACCGACCTCGCGCCTTACGCCAGTCTCGTGCAACGTTTCGGTCGCTGCAATCGCACGGGCGAGCCTGAAGAAGCGCTTATCTATTGGGTTGATCTGCCGCTCGACCAAGGTGATGCGAAGCTGATTAACAAAGAGGAACTTGGCGAAAAGGAACTACGCAAGATCGCGCTGCCCTACGACTGGGAAAATCTGAAGACGGCGAAGGGCTTGTTGCAGGAGATGCAATCAGGGTCGCCCGCCGACCTCGAGAAGATCGCCCACCACGATCAGTTTGCGCCAGCGCACGTGCTGCGCCGCCGCGATCTCATTGACCTCTTTGATACGACGCCTGACCTGTCCGGTTTCGACCTCGATGTCTCACGGTTCGTGCGCGGCGGTGATGTACGTGACGTCTCGGTGGCATGGCGGAACCTCAACGGGCAGGAGCCGACCCGCCACGAGCCGCGACTGGCGCACGACGAACTATGCCCGGTTTCAATCGGAGAGTTTAGAGAGTTCATCAAGACCAAAGAGACGGCGCGTCGGGCATGGCGGTGGGACGCGCTTGACGGGGAATGGCAAAAGATCAGTGAAGAGGAGCTGCGTCCTGGATTGACGCTGCTGGTCGACGTCAAGGCTGGCGGCTACGATCAGCTCACCGGCTGGGACAAGAACCTCAAGCGGACCGTGCCTGTCGTTGAAGTCGAGACAGACCAAAACGACGCGTTAAACGACGACCCGGACAGCTTCAAGCGGTACGTGCAAACGCTCGCTGCTCATTCACGGGAAGCCCGAACCGCCGCCGAAGCGATCACACAAGCCCTCAGCACTCTTGCGCTTGATGAGTATCGGGACGAGTTGGTCATCGCCACCCACCATCATGATTGGGGCAAGGCGCACGAAGTCTTTCAGGAAACGTTGCATCGCGGAATGGAAGATTCTTTGAGCGAAGTCCTGCTCGCCAAATCGGATCGAAGTCGGACGTCGGCGAATGGAAAGCGTGGACATCAACGCTCACGCTTTCGTCACGAACTGGCGAGCGCGCTGGCGCTGCTGCAGACCGACGCGAGCGATCTGGTCGTCTACCTAGCTGCGTGTCATCACGGCAAAGTCCGCCTGAGCATCCGGGCTCTACCGGGCGAAGACAAACCTGACGACCGCGAGAAGAAATTCGCGCGCGGCATCTGGGACAATGACGAACTGCCAGCGCTCGACCTCGGCGATCTAACCAAACCCGCTGTCACACTCGATCTCGAACCGATGCTGCTTGGCGCGAGCGAAGATGGCGCGCGTTCGTGGCTGGAGCGAATGATCACGCTCCGCGACCGCGTCGGCGTCTTCCGCTTGGCGTTTCTTGAAGCCCTGATCCGCGCGGCCGACGTTCGGGCGAGCAGCAATCCACAAGATTACTGGGCGAAGGAGACGGTGTGA
- the csx17 gene encoding type I-U CRISPR-associated protein Csx17 → MRNQILLRGCAPEPLIHYLKALGIFRLVSEQCFDAEVRGAWRGDAFALETEKTADELVAFFLNQYSPTPIVAPWNGGSGFYDGDDTSGREAIQASNSKRLENYRQVINQIMQFPELPSISHLNVREMIGLVEEATANSNDSRSEEWKDLVSVIRVQLSSLQDTTPLAEMTIDQLGAHKNELGDDEQTRARTLKELLGQVKKLRGALKKIGRVARKDTIVQACRNRLGDQTVSWIDAALVLSETNSESPLLGSGAIDGHLEFTKNLMGRLREVLPELIADAGRPRDIDKRTQQSEEQLRGALFLDRSARLVNAAVGQFHPAGAGGANASQGVSGGSFVNPWDFILAIEGTLVLASATVRQLAAGARSRASFPFTARNSAVGYGTAVGGEKMRAEIWLPLWSRLASFAEVAHIFGEGRVQFGGAQKRVARSGFDFARAVAELGVDRGIDAFQRYGFIERNGQANLAAPLGRFEVHERPSSALIYDVDRWIERLRGATRDAKRTPPRFVRARTSIEDAIFNLCASGEAEHLRATLVALGSAENDLARTPRFRDEQGLRPLAGLTERWAVECDDNSFEFELATGIASITGEGKRGPFRTNIEPVEITKAGINWTSDDAGAVWSTASLANNLAAVLHRCSIDARTAGASHPALSSKQFASLGAIDLFLRAETDDERIEELLRGLALIDWSAVTARSTGASIALPPSLPRAYALLKLLFLPDGELSRAPLGEPVTIRHEPSIVPLLRAGRITDALETAERRLRSSGLVPFSSQLHFPEDEGARLAAALLVPIGVRSVASLAALVLRPVVPG, encoded by the coding sequence ATGCGAAATCAAATCTTGCTCCGTGGCTGCGCACCTGAACCGTTGATTCACTATCTCAAAGCGCTGGGCATCTTTCGGCTCGTGTCCGAACAATGCTTCGATGCCGAGGTACGCGGGGCTTGGCGTGGCGATGCGTTCGCGTTGGAAACAGAAAAGACGGCAGATGAGCTGGTCGCGTTCTTCCTCAATCAGTACAGTCCAACCCCAATCGTCGCACCGTGGAATGGTGGGAGTGGATTCTACGATGGCGATGACACTTCTGGTCGAGAAGCAATTCAAGCTAGTAACAGCAAGCGACTTGAAAATTATCGTCAAGTCATCAACCAGATAATGCAGTTCCCGGAGTTGCCTTCCATAAGTCATCTGAATGTCCGAGAGATGATTGGCTTGGTTGAAGAAGCAACAGCCAACTCCAACGATAGTAGGAGTGAGGAGTGGAAGGATCTCGTTTCAGTTATCAGGGTACAGCTTTCTTCTCTTCAGGACACCACTCCTCTAGCCGAGATGACAATTGATCAACTTGGAGCTCACAAGAACGAGTTAGGCGATGATGAGCAGACCCGTGCCAGAACCCTTAAAGAGCTACTGGGCCAAGTTAAGAAGTTGAGAGGCGCGCTGAAGAAGATAGGTCGTGTCGCCAGAAAAGACACGATCGTTCAAGCCTGCCGAAATCGTCTTGGCGATCAGACCGTGAGCTGGATTGACGCTGCACTCGTGCTTAGCGAGACAAATTCAGAATCTCCGCTGCTTGGCTCGGGCGCAATCGATGGGCACTTGGAATTCACTAAGAACCTCATGGGGCGTTTGCGGGAAGTACTCCCAGAGCTGATAGCAGATGCCGGCCGGCCGAGGGACATAGACAAAAGAACTCAGCAGAGCGAAGAGCAGCTTCGCGGCGCACTCTTTCTCGATCGGTCCGCGAGGTTGGTGAACGCCGCCGTCGGCCAATTCCACCCAGCGGGCGCTGGCGGCGCGAACGCATCGCAGGGAGTGAGCGGAGGTTCCTTTGTGAACCCCTGGGACTTCATTCTCGCCATCGAAGGCACACTCGTTCTGGCGAGCGCGACCGTTCGTCAACTCGCTGCCGGAGCGCGGTCGCGAGCTTCCTTTCCTTTCACCGCCAGAAACTCCGCCGTCGGCTACGGCACTGCCGTTGGTGGCGAGAAAATGCGTGCTGAAATCTGGTTGCCGTTGTGGTCCCGCTTAGCGAGCTTCGCGGAAGTCGCGCATATCTTCGGCGAGGGGCGCGTGCAGTTTGGCGGCGCGCAGAAGCGCGTGGCCAGGTCCGGCTTTGATTTCGCGCGCGCCGTAGCCGAGCTTGGCGTTGACCGTGGTATTGATGCTTTCCAGCGATATGGTTTCATCGAGCGCAACGGACAGGCCAATCTTGCAGCGCCGCTCGGACGCTTCGAGGTGCACGAGCGGCCCAGTTCCGCTCTGATCTATGACGTGGACCGCTGGATTGAAAGATTGCGCGGAGCAACAAGGGACGCCAAGCGTACACCGCCTCGATTCGTTCGTGCGCGGACAAGCATAGAAGACGCCATCTTCAATCTGTGCGCCAGTGGAGAGGCAGAGCATCTGCGGGCTACTCTTGTCGCGCTTGGTTCAGCAGAAAACGATCTTGCGAGAACCCCACGATTCCGCGACGAACAAGGATTGCGACCGCTCGCTGGTCTAACAGAGCGCTGGGCTGTCGAGTGCGACGACAACTCATTCGAGTTTGAACTCGCTACCGGGATTGCTTCGATCACGGGCGAGGGCAAGCGCGGCCCGTTCCGCACTAACATTGAGCCGGTCGAAATCACCAAGGCCGGGATCAACTGGACCAGTGATGATGCTGGTGCTGTTTGGAGCACCGCATCCCTCGCCAACAATCTTGCCGCTGTCCTGCACCGGTGTTCCATAGATGCACGCACTGCTGGCGCCTCACATCCGGCGTTGTCGAGCAAACAGTTCGCATCACTCGGTGCTATTGATCTATTCCTTCGCGCCGAGACAGATGACGAGCGGATTGAAGAGTTGCTGCGCGGTCTCGCTCTCATCGACTGGAGCGCAGTCACCGCGCGATCGACCGGCGCATCGATCGCACTTCCGCCCTCGCTGCCAAGAGCCTACGCGCTCCTGAAATTACTCTTTCTTCCCGACGGCGAACTGAGCCGGGCGCCACTTGGCGAGCCCGTAACGATTCGGCATGAGCCGAGCATAGTCCCGCTGCTACGCGCGGGTCGAATCACCGACGCTCTGGAGACCGCCGAGCGAAGGCTACGCTCTTCGGGACTTGTGCCATTCTCCAGTCAGCTCCACTTTCCAGAAGATGAAGGTGCGCGGCTAGCGGCCGCACTACTGGTCCCGATTGGCGTACGGTCTGTCGCGTCGTTAGCCGCACTGGTCCTGCGCCCAGTTGTCCCAGGATGA